In Phreatobacter cathodiphilus, the genomic window GACCATGGACGGGCGCATCTGGGGCCGGGTGGCGCTCTACGGCGTCGCCTGGGCGACGCTCGGCTTCATCCTCCTGCCGCTCATCTTCGTCACCTGGCTCGCCTTCTTCGCCCAGGAGATCCCCTCCTTCCCGCCGGAGGGCTATTCGGTGAAGTGGTTCGGCGCCATCGCCGACAACCGCAACTTCGTCACCGGCTTCTCCACCAGCCTGCAGGTGGCGGTGGCGGCCACGGTCATCGGCCTGTTGATCGCGGTGCCGGCGAGCCTGATCCTCGCCCGCCGCCAGTTCCTCGGCAGCGCGGCGCTCAACCAGTTCCTGCTGCTGCCGCTGGTCGTGCCGGGCGTCGTCATGGGCACGTCGATCTACGTCTTCCAGATCGAGACCGAGATCGCCACGGGCCTGCCGATCCTCGGTTCGCTCGGCGGCCTCGTCGCCGGCCATACCCTCCTGGTCATTCCCTGGACCGTGCGCCTCGTCACCGCGAGCCTGACGGGCCTCGACCGCGCCGCCGAGGAGGCGGCCCAGAGCCTCGGCGCCAACCAGTGGACGACATTCTTCCGCGTCACCCTTCCGGCGATCCGGCCCGGCGTGGTGGCCGGCGCCCTGTTCGGCTTCGTCACCTCCTTCGGCAATCTGGAGATGAGCCTCTTCCTCGTCGGTCCGGGGCGCATCACCCTTCCCATCGCCATCCTCCAGTATCTGGAGTGGAAGATCGATCCGACGGTCGCCGCCGTCTCCGTCCTGCAGATCCTTCTCATCGCGGTCGCCATGATCATCACCGACCGCTACGTCAAGCTTGCCCGAGTCGTCTGATCCATGGCCTCCCTCTCCCTCGACGGTCTGACCAAGCGCTATGGCGACAACGCCGTGGTGAAGTCCGTCTCGCTCGACGTCAGCGACGGCGAATTCCTCGTCCTGCTCGGCCCCTCCGGCTGCGGCAAGACCACGACGCTGCGCATGATCGCAGGCTTCGTGCCGCCGAGCGGCGGCTCCATCCGCATCGGCGACACCGACATCACCCGCCTGCCGCCGTGGAAGCGCAATGCCGGCCTCGTCTTCCAGAGCTATGCCCTGTTCCCCCACATGACCGTGGCGGAGAACGTCGCCTTCGGCCTGGAAATGCGGAAGACACCGAAGGCCGAGATCGGCCCGCGCGTCGCCGAGGCGCTGCGCCTCGTGCGCCTCGACGGCTACGGCGAGCGCTATCCCCGCCAGCTCTCCGGCGGCCAGCAGCAGCGCGTCGCCCTCGCCCGCGCCCTCGTCATCCGGCCGGACGTGCTGCTGCTCGACGAGCCGCTGTCCAACCTCGACGCCAAGCTGCGGCTCGAGGTGCGGCTGGAGATCCGTGCCCTGCAGCAGCAGCTCGGCCTCACCACCGTCATGGTCACCCACGACCAGGAGGAGGCCCTGACCATGGCCGACCGGTTGGTGGTCATGTCCGAGGGCAGCGTGCGCCAGGTCGGCACCCAGTCCGACCTCTACGAGCGCCCCGCCGATCTCTTCGTCGCCGATTTCGTCGGCCGCTCCACCATGATTTCCGGCGTGGTCACCGGCCCTGGTACCTTCCGGTCCGACGGCGGCCTGCCGCTGTCCTGCCAGGCGTCGTCGGCCGAGGGGCCCGCCACCATCGCCCTCCGACCGGAGCGGCTGACGCTCGGTGCCGCAGCCCGGGGCCTCGACAATCACGCCGCGGGCACGGTCACCTTCGTCTCCTATCTCGGCGCGCTGCTCGACGTGCACGTGCGCCTCAATGCCACCGACCACGTGGTGGTGCAGATCCCCAACCGCTCCGACGGGCAGGTGCCTGCGGTCGGCGACACGATCGAGGTCGGCTGGCCGGCCTCGGCCTGCCTCGTCTTTCCACGCGAGGCTGCATGAACCCGCGGCGCCGCCGCCAACTGGGAATCCAGAAGGGAGACATCGACATGACGAAGTTCACCAAGGGAATCGACAGGCGCACGACGCTGAAGGGCATGGGCCTCGCGGCCGCCGGCGCGCTCCTGCCCGCAAGCCTTGCCACCCCGGCCTCCGCCCAGGCCGCCGGCCGGGTGGTCGTCGGCACCTGGGGCGGCGACTACGCCCGCCTCCTCAACAAGAACATCGAGGAGCCCTTCCTCAAGTCCAAGGGCTTCGAAGTGGTGCAGGACCAGGCCTCCGACGCGCCCCGCCGCGCCAAGATGGTCGCCGAGCGCCGCCTGCCGCGCGGCACCACGGACATCCAGGGTCTCTCCGCCGCCCAGATGTTCGAGATGAACGCTGCCGGCCTCGCCGAGCCGATCGACTATTCCAAGCTGAAGAACGCCGGCAACATCATCCCGATCGCCAAATATCCCTATGGCATCGGCCACATCATCTCGGGCAAGGTCGTCGTCTACAATCCGAAGCTCGTGACGCCGGCGCCGACCTCCTACAAGGATGCCTTCGATCCGAAATACGGCAACAAGCTCGGCTTCATCGACATCCAGTATCAGTACGTGATGCTCGCCGCGGGCCTTGCCGCCGCCGGTGACATGACGGCTCTCGAGAAGGGCAAGGAGCTGCTGCTCGCCGCCAAGCGCGGCGGCGCCCGCATCTACCCGACCAACGAGGCCTTCGCTCAGGCGCTGAAGACCGAGGAGATTTCCATCGGCCTGATGTGGAAGGCGCGCGCCGTACAGTGGCAGAACGCCGGCATCACCGTGGACTCCGTCGCCCCGGTGGAGGGCACCATGGCCTATATCTCGGGCTTCATGATCCCGAAGAACGCCCCCAACAAGGCCGGCGCCTATGCCTATATGGACGCCATGCTGGAGAAGTCGGCGCAGGAGGCCTTCGCCGTCGACATGGGCTATGCGCCCACCGTCACCAATGCCGTCGTTGCCGCCGACCTCATGAAGCGCATCGGCTTCACCGAGGAGGAGAACAAGAAGATGAAGGACCTCGACTACGCCTTTCTCGCCAAGAACGACGCGGCGATGAAGGAGTGGTGGGACAAGGTCTTCAAGGCCTGATCGGAGCTCGGGCTCGCCATGGCGGCAATTTCGGAACGTCCGGTCGGCGAGCCCGGCACTCTCACGGCGGCGGGCCTTCTCGTGCCCGCCACCCTCTTCGTCGCGGTCGGCCTCATGGTGCCGATCGCGATCCTCTTCCGCTACAGCCTGAACGCCTTCGTGCCCGGCCAGCTCATGGTCGACGCGCTGACCATCGCCAACTACGTCAAGTTCTTCACCGACCCCTTCTACCTGCAGGTGCTCTGGCGCACGATCCGCGTGGCGGTGGCCTGCACCGTCTTCTGCCTGATCTTCGGCTTCCCGCTCGCCTATGTGCTGGCGCGCACCCAGTCCCGCTACAAGAACCTGCTGGTCATGGCGATCGTGCTGCCGCTCTTCGTCGGCAATGCGGTGCGCGCCGCCGGCTGGATGGTCGCCTTCGGCTCCAAGGGCTTCGTCAATGCGACGCTGATGGGAATGGGTCTGATCTCCCAGCCCATCGAGATCATGTACACCGAGCTCGCCGTGGTCATCGGCATCATCGCGGTGAACCTGCCCTTCATGGTGCTGACCCTGCAGAGCGTCATCGAGGGCATCGACCGCAACGTCGAGGAGGCCGCCTTCTCCCTCGGCGCCCCGCCCATGACCATGGCGACGCGCGTGCTCTTCCCCCTCGCCCTGCCCGGCATCCTCGCCGGCGTCATCCTCACCTTCATCCTGGCGATGAACGCCTATGCGACGCCGGTGCTGCTCGGCGGGCCGAAGTTCCAGACCATGGGGCCGCTGGTCTTCTCCACCTTCGCCCAGCAGAACAACTGGCCCTTCGGCGGCGCCGTCTCCTTCATCCTGATGACCGCGACGCTGATCCTGACCGTTGCCTCGAGCCTGCTGATCCGCCGCCGCTACGCCTGAGCCGAGGCCACGATCTCCGCCGCCAGCTCCTCCTGCGGGCGGCCGGCATCGAGCCGCCGCCAGCCGATGACGCCGAGATCGTAGCCGAACTGCGCCTCCACCGTGTCGACGGTGGCGTCCGACGGGTCGCCCTGCCGCGCCGCCACCCGCGCCTTCAGCCGCCCGGGTGGCACGTCGAGCCAGATGCCGGTGAAGCGGCAGCCGGCGGCGCGCGCCACCGCCTCCACCGCCTCGCGCTCCGCGGAACGGGCATGGACCGCGTCGGCGACGACCGCATGGCCCGCCGCCAGCACCGCCGCCGCGCCCTCGCGCATCGCGCCATAGACGGCGGTGGACACCTCCGGGCAATAGGCCTCCGGCCCGAGCCGCTCCGTCGGCGCGACGCCGAACCGAGCCTTGCGCAGCCGGTCACTCGAGAGGATGCGCGCGCCCGGCAGGGGCCCGAGGGATGGAGCGACGAGGGTCGCGAGCGTCGACTTGCCGGAGCCGCTCAACCCGCCGACGGCCAGGAGCCTGGGCGTCGCAGGCGCCAGCGCCTCGCGGACCAGCGCCAGATAGGTTTGCGCCTCCCCGGCATCGCCGGCCGCCGCCGTCACATGGGCGCGCACCGCCGCCCTCACCGCCACGAGGAAGGGCATGAGCGCCAGACCCCCCGCCTCGGCCCTCGCGTCGCAATAGCGGTTCATCACCCGGTTCGCCGCCGTCTTCTGGCCGCGATGCCAGAGATCCATGACCAGGAAGGCGAGGTCGTAGAGCACGTCGGTGGTGGCGAGGTCCTCGTCGAACTCCAGGCAGTCGAAGATCACGGGACGGCCGTCGATCGTGCAGATGTTGCGCAGGTGGAGATCCCCGTGGCAGCGGCGCACCAGGCCCGCCGCGGCGCGGCTGTCGAGGAGCGCCGCGTGCCGGTCCAGGGCCGCGCGGAACAGCCCGTCGAGCTGTCGCGCCGCCGCCTCGTCCATCAGCCCGCTGGCGGTGAAGGCGGCGGCGTTGACGTCCAGCACCCGCGCCATGCGCGCTGCCCCAGCCCGGTCGGCGGAAACCTCAGCGGCCGCATGCAGCGCGGCGATGTCGGCGGCGAGCCTGTCGACGAGATCCCCCGGCAGCGGCCCCTCACCTGCCAACCGGTCGAGGAGGCCCGCCTGATCGAAGGGGCGCATGCGCACCACCGCGTCCACCAGCTCCCCCTCGCCGTCGAGGGCGAGACTGCCGTCCGCCCTGCGGGCGATGCGGCTGGCGCCCGAATAGATGAGCCCGTCCGGGTCGCTGCGCCGGTTGAGCGCGTACTCGCGTTCGCAGAAGCCGAGCCTCAGCGCCGGCGTGGAGAAGTCGAGATAGGGCAACTTCACCGGCTTCTTCAGCTTGAACACCACCTCCCGGCCGATCACCACCCTGGAAATGTGCGTGGTGACGACCTCGGCGCCCTCGCCCGCGAGGTCTTTCAGGAAGGCGAAAACCTCCGCTCCGTCAGCGCCTTCATCACCCATGTCCCGCGCCTTCCAAAACCCCGCCCCGCGCCTGCCTGCATAGCCGGGATCATGGCGAGGCTCTATGACGAGGATCAGGCGGAGGGGACGGCATGATCGACGTCATCGTGGTGGGTGCGGGTTCGGCGGGCGCGGCCCTCGCCGCGCGGCTCTCGGAGGATCCGGGGCGGCGCGTCCTGCTGCTGGAGGCCGGGCGCGACTGGAGAGCCGCCGAGGCGCCGCACGCCCTGCGCAGCGCCAACATCATCCCCTTCATGCACGACCCGCGTCATCAGGCCGAGTGGCAATGGCCGGGCCTCATGACCCGCCGCACGCGCGCGCAGGAGCCGAAATTCTATTGGCGCGGCAAGACCATGGGCGGCAGCTCCACGGTCAATGCGCAGATCGCCATCCGCGGCGTTCCCGAGGCCTTCGACGGCTGGGCGGCGCTCGGCTGCACCGGCTGGTCGGCAGCCGACGTCCTGCCGCTCTTCGACGCCATCGAGGACGATCCGGTGACCGGCACGGGCCCCGGCGCCCGCCGCGGCGGGCCGCTCCCCGTCCACCGCACGCCCTTCGCCGAGTGGGGCAGCGTCGACCGGGCATTGCGCGAAGCCGCCCTCGCAGCCGGCCATCCCTGGAAGGAGGACCTCAACGCCCCCGCCGGCGAAGGCGTCTCCTGCTACCCGATCAACAGCCGCGACGGCCTGCGCGTCACCACCAATGACGGCTATCTCGAACCCGCCCGCAGCCGGCCGAACCTGACGATCCGCGGCGGCGCGCTGGTCGACCGCGTGCTGTTCGACGGCCGCCGCGCCACCGGCGTGCGCGTCCGCTTCGACGGCGGCACGAGCGAGGACATCGCGGCGCGCGAGGTGGTGCTCTCGGCCGGCGCCATCCACAGCCCCGCCATCCTGATGCGCTCCGGCGTCGGCGCTGCGAGCGACCTCGCCGCCCTCGGCATTGCCGTCGTCCACGACGTCCCCGCCGTCGGCCGCGGCTTCATGGACCACCCGATCCTGCGCGCCAGCCTCGCCCTCACCCCCGAGGCGGCGGCCGAGCACCCGGATGCCCGCCACACCAATTGCTGCGTCACCTATTCCACCGGTCTCGCCGGCGGCGGCGAGCGCGACATGATCATGATCGGCTTCAACCATCGCGGCCTCGGCGACGGCCGCCCCGCCCCCCAGGGCGCCATCGGCATCGCCCTCTACGACGCTTTTTCGCGCGGCGAGGTGCGCCTCGCCGCCGCCGACCCGCAAGCCAATCCGGTGGTCGAGGAGAACATGCTCGACGACGAACGCGACCTCATACGCATGCGCGACGGCATCCGCCGCCTCGCCGCCCTCACCGCCCATCCCGCCGTCGCCGGCATCGCCTCAGCGATCACCTTCGGCGAGAGCGGCATGGATTTCGCCGCGGCAGCCGCCCTCCCCGATGCGGAGCTCGACGCGCTGATGCTCCAGGAGGCTTCCGACATCCAGCACGCTGCCGGCACCTGCCGCATGGGCCCGTCCGGCGACCCCGCCGCCGTGGTCGACCCGCACCTCAAGGTCCATGGCCTCGAGGGCCTGCGGGTCGCCGACGCCGCCATCATGCCCACCGACTGCCGCGCCAACCTGCACTTCACCTGCGTGATGATCGGCGAGATGGCGGCGAAGCGGATGAGGGCGGGACGGTAGGGGAGAGTTTCTGATCAGCCCCAAAAAAATGGGCCGCCCGAGGGCGACCCATTCGATGAGCACATTCGGTGCGCCGCGGAGAGGCTCAGTAGCGTGCCACCACAGCCGAGGGGCCCGTCGAAAACAGATAGTTGACGCCCAGCTTGACGGTGTGGATGTCCGAACGCACCGTACCGGCGTAGAGCGGCCCGAGGGTCCGGGTGCCGAAATTGTAGTACATATACTCCGCCTTGACCGTCCAGTTCGGCGTCATCGCATATTCGATGCCGGCTCCGAGCGCATAGCCGACACGGCTGTAGCTCTCGGGCCCGACAGGAGTCTGGGCCGTCGCAGCGCCCTGGAAGCCGAGGCCGCCCGTCACATAGATGAGCGCGCGGTTCGCGGCGAAGCCGGCGCGGGCCCGCACGGAACCGAGCATGTTGGTACGGTGGGAGATGGCCGCGAGATTGCTGGCGCGGCCTGTGATGGCCGCATAGGCCAGATCAGCCTCGACGCCGAGAACGATCTGGTTGAACTGGTAGTTGAAGCCCAGCTGCCCACCGATCAACGGCCCGTTGGTGGAGGTCGGGAAGGCAATGCCGTTGAAGAAGCGCGAATTGCCCCAGCCGTAGCCAGCGTGCGCACCGACATAGAAACCGGTCCAGCTGAACGCGGGGACGACGACGGAGGCTGCGATCGGCGTGCGCGGTGCGCCGAGGTCGGCGGCCTGCGCACCAGCCGAAAGAGCAAAGAGAGCGGTGGTGGCGAGGAGCAGTGCCTTCATTTCGTATCTTCCCTAATGTCCGCGCGAGGAAGTCTTCCGTAAGGCCACGAGCGGCACAACAGCAACAGTTTCCATCACCGAACGGGCTTCCGACCACGCTTCGTGTCGCTCCTGTGTCAAGAATACCGCAGTTACGTGCTACGTAATGACCGCAAGGAGGAGCTGAACTCGCCCTGCGCGGCACATCTCCAGCTACGGCAGGTGGCCGCCGGCGAACACCCCTGGCGTGTCTGCGATTCTCGCGTTTTCGGGAGGAGAGCAAATGGTGGGCCCGGAGGGACTCGAACCCCCAACCAAGCGGTTATGAGCCGCCGGCTCTAACCATTGAGCTACAGGCCCACCGGCCGGGCGCCTCGGCGCGCGCGGCGTGCCGCGAAAAGGCTGCAAAGAAACCCTTGCGGCGGCACGAAACGGTGATGGCATTCCGCTCCCGCGGCGTCAATCATCGCCCGCGTGCAACCATCGGGATCAACATGGCCTCGTCCTCGCTCCGCCTCTCGCGCCGCCTTCCCCTCGCCGCCCTCGCCTTCGCCGCCATGGCGGCAACCCTCGCCCCCGCGAGCGCCCAGTCCGCCGGCACCCAGCGCCAGATCAGCATCCAGGGCGAGGGCAAGGCCTCGGCCGCCCCCAACGAGGCGGTGATCGGCGGCGGCACGCAGGTCCAGGCCCGCACCGCCCGCGAGGCCATGGAGGGCAATTCCGCCGCCATGCGGCAGGTCCAGCAGGCGCTGAAGCAGGCCGGCATCGCCGAGCGCGACGTCGCCACCTCCGCCCTCACCCTCAGGCCCGTGATCGACTACGGATCGGGCAACCGCCCGCGCGTCACGGGCTATACGGCCGGGCACCGGGTCGAGGTGCGCGTCCGCGACCTCACCAGCCTCGGCGACGTGCTCGACCGCATGGTCGCCGCCGGCGCCAACCAGATCGACGGGCTGGATCTCACGGTCTCCGACTGGTCGGCCAAGGTGGACGAGGCCCGCATCGCCGCCATCGCCGATGCCCGGCGCAAGGCCGAGGCCCTCGCACAGGCCGCCGGCGCCCGGCTCGGCAAGGTGCTCACCATCACCGAGCACGGCGGCGCCATGCCGCCGCCCATGACCCGCAGCGCTCCGGCGCGCTCGCTCTCCGCCTCCGGTCCGACGCCGGTCGCGACCGGAGACCAGACCTTCCGCCTGTCCGTTTCGGTGGTGTGGGAACTGGTGGACTGACCGGCGGGCGTATGCCTATTCGGCCGCGTCGTCGCGCTCACCGAACTGGATCGCCACGTAATGGGCGTAGAGCCCGTTGCGGGCGATGAGTTCGGCGTGGGTGCCGCTTTCCGCCACCCGGCCCGCCTCGATGACGAGGATCCTGTCGGCGCGCATGATGGTGGAGAGCCGGTGCGCGATGACGATGGAGGTGCGGCCGCTCAAAAGCTGGTCGAGCGCCCGCTGCACCTCGAACTCGCTCTCCGAATCGAGGGCGGAGGTCGCCTCGTCGAGGAGCATGATCGGCGCATCCTTCAGGATGGCGCGGGCGATGGCGACGCGCTGGCGCTGGCCGCCGGAGAGGCCCTGCCCGTGCTCGCCGATCAGCGTCTGGTAACCCTCCGGCAAGCCGAGAATGAAGTCGTGGGCATGGGCCGCCCGGGCCGCCGCCTCGATCTCCGCCTCGGTGGCCTCGGGCCGGCCCACCGCGATGTTCTCGCGCACCGTGCCCTGGAACAGGAACACGTCCTGGCTGACGAAGGCCATGGCGCCGCGCAGCGAGGCGAAGGTGACGTCGCGCACGTTCTGCCCGTCCACCGTGATGGCGCCGCCGCTGACGTCGAAGAAGCGCTGGACCAGCGAGATGATGGTGGATTTGCCGCCGCCGGAGGGGCCGACCAGCGCCGTCGTCTTGCCGCCCGCGGCGACGAAGGACAGTTCGCGCAGGACCGGCTCCTCCGCGTGATAGCCGAAGGTCACGCGGTCGAAGGCGACGGTGCCCTCGCCGACCGCCAGCGCGGGGGCCTGCGGCTTCTCCTTCAGCGTCGGCTCGGTGTCGAGCAGCTCGTACATCAACCGCACGCCGACGAGCCCCTTCTCCACCTCGACGCCGAGCCGGGCGAGCCGCTTGGCCGGGTCATAGGCGAGGAGTAGCGCCGTCACGAAGGCGAAGAAGGCGCCGGCATCGACGCCCTGGTGGATGACGCGCCAGGCGCCGTAGACGATGGCGGCGGAGATGGCGAGGCCGCCGAGCGTCTCCATCAGCGGGCCGGTGCGCGCGCCGAGCGTCGCGATCTTGTCGGCGCGGTGACGCACCGAGGCGATGGTGTCGTCCATGCGCGCCTGCATCCGGTCCTCCATGCCGAAGGACTTGACGATGCGCACGCCCTGCACCGTCTCCTGCACCACGCCGACCATGGAGGAGAGCGAGGTGAACTCGCTCTGCGCCAGCCGCCGCACCCGCCGCCTCAGCCGGTTCACGCCGTAGACCGCCACCGGCATGACGGCGCCGGAGACGACGAACATCAGGGGGTCGGTGACGATCATCACCACCAGCAGACCGGCGACCGTCAGGAGGTCGCGGCCCACCGTCGTGACGATGTTCTGCAGCACGTCGCGGGCGGCCTGGGCGTTGTGCGTCACCCGCGTCACCAGGTCGGCGGAGGCATGCTGCTGATAGAAGTCGACGCCCTGGGAGAGCAGGTGGTTGAAGATGCGCGTCTGCTGGGCCGCCACGATGGCGTTGCCGATGCGCGAGAGGATGACGTTGGAGGCGTAGGAGGCCACGCCCTTGACGAGAAAAATGGAGAAGACCGTGACGCCGAACCACACCGCCAGCGTGAAGTCGCGGTTCTGGAACACGCCGTTGATCAGGTCGCGCATGATCCAGGCGCTGAGCGCCGTGCAGCCGGCGACGATGCCCATGCAGACGAAGGCCAGCGCATAGCGCGGCGCATAGGCGCGCAGGCTCTCCCCCACCAGGCGCTTGAGCGTCTGGCCCCGCTGGGCGTCGATTCTGGGGAACAGGCGGAGAAGCCTCATGGGGCGCGGAACTCGCAGCGATTTCAGCGCGCCGAATATCAGGTTTCGCGCACAACACCAAGGCGAACGCCCCCGCCGGCTTTCCCCTGCCGGCGGCCGCTTGCGGCGGTCGGCCGTCGGTGCGAAGAGAGGCCGCCATGGCGACCATCGAAAACCTCTTCGTGACCCGGCTCTACCGCGGCGAGATCGGCCCCGAGGACGGCCTTCTCGCCGAGGTCGAACAGGCCTGCCGCTCGCTGGCGGTGGATGACGCGGCCGGCATCCGCTGGTGCCGCAAGAACGGCTATCCGGGATATACGAGCTATGCCTCGCTGAATGATCTTCCCTGGCGCTTTCCCACCTTCAAGGCGCTGGCGCGCCAGCTCGACCGCCACGTCGCCGCCTTCGCCAAGGATCTGGCGCTGGACCTCGGCGGCCGAAAGCTGGTCCTCGATTCCCTCTGGGTGAACGTGCTGCCGGAAGGGGGTGCCCACGCCTCCCACATCCACCCGCACAGCGTCGTCTCCGGCACGCTCTACGTCGCCATGCCGAAGGGCGCGGCGGCACTGAAGCTCGAGGACCCCCGCAGCGGCCGCATGATGGCCCACCCGCCCCGCAAGGCCGCGGCGCCGCGCGAACTGAAGACCTTCGTCTCGGTGGAGACGCAGCCCGGCGACGTTCTTCTCTGGGAGAGCTTCGTGCGCCACGAGGTGCCGGTGAACCGCAGCGCCGAGGAGCGCATCTCCGTCAGCTTCAACTACCGCTGGGGCTAGGCGGCTTCACGCCGCCGGCACCGGCCGGGGACGACCATCCTCGTCGATGGCGACGAAGGCGAAGGTCGCTTCGGTCACCTTCTCCCGCTCGGTGGTGCGGAAGCGCTGCGCCCAGGCCTCGACATGGATCTTCATCGAGGTGCGGCCGATGTGGAAGACCTCCGTATAGACCTCCAGCACGTCGCCCACCCGCACCGGGCGGATGAAGGTCATCGCCTCCACGGCGATCGTGACGACGCGCCCCTGCGCC contains:
- a CDS encoding ABC transporter permease — protein: MTMDGRIWGRVALYGVAWATLGFILLPLIFVTWLAFFAQEIPSFPPEGYSVKWFGAIADNRNFVTGFSTSLQVAVAATVIGLLIAVPASLILARRQFLGSAALNQFLLLPLVVPGVVMGTSIYVFQIETEIATGLPILGSLGGLVAGHTLLVIPWTVRLVTASLTGLDRAAEEAAQSLGANQWTTFFRVTLPAIRPGVVAGALFGFVTSFGNLEMSLFLVGPGRITLPIAILQYLEWKIDPTVAAVSVLQILLIAVAMIITDRYVKLARVV
- a CDS encoding ABC transporter ATP-binding protein; protein product: MASLSLDGLTKRYGDNAVVKSVSLDVSDGEFLVLLGPSGCGKTTTLRMIAGFVPPSGGSIRIGDTDITRLPPWKRNAGLVFQSYALFPHMTVAENVAFGLEMRKTPKAEIGPRVAEALRLVRLDGYGERYPRQLSGGQQQRVALARALVIRPDVLLLDEPLSNLDAKLRLEVRLEIRALQQQLGLTTVMVTHDQEEALTMADRLVVMSEGSVRQVGTQSDLYERPADLFVADFVGRSTMISGVVTGPGTFRSDGGLPLSCQASSAEGPATIALRPERLTLGAAARGLDNHAAGTVTFVSYLGALLDVHVRLNATDHVVVQIPNRSDGQVPAVGDTIEVGWPASACLVFPREAA
- a CDS encoding ABC transporter substrate-binding protein, coding for MTKFTKGIDRRTTLKGMGLAAAGALLPASLATPASAQAAGRVVVGTWGGDYARLLNKNIEEPFLKSKGFEVVQDQASDAPRRAKMVAERRLPRGTTDIQGLSAAQMFEMNAAGLAEPIDYSKLKNAGNIIPIAKYPYGIGHIISGKVVVYNPKLVTPAPTSYKDAFDPKYGNKLGFIDIQYQYVMLAAGLAAAGDMTALEKGKELLLAAKRGGARIYPTNEAFAQALKTEEISIGLMWKARAVQWQNAGITVDSVAPVEGTMAYISGFMIPKNAPNKAGAYAYMDAMLEKSAQEAFAVDMGYAPTVTNAVVAADLMKRIGFTEEENKKMKDLDYAFLAKNDAAMKEWWDKVFKA
- a CDS encoding ABC transporter permease, which translates into the protein MAAISERPVGEPGTLTAAGLLVPATLFVAVGLMVPIAILFRYSLNAFVPGQLMVDALTIANYVKFFTDPFYLQVLWRTIRVAVACTVFCLIFGFPLAYVLARTQSRYKNLLVMAIVLPLFVGNAVRAAGWMVAFGSKGFVNATLMGMGLISQPIEIMYTELAVVIGIIAVNLPFMVLTLQSVIEGIDRNVEEAAFSLGAPPMTMATRVLFPLALPGILAGVILTFILAMNAYATPVLLGGPKFQTMGPLVFSTFAQQNNWPFGGAVSFILMTATLILTVASSLLIRRRYA
- a CDS encoding AAA family ATPase: MGDEGADGAEVFAFLKDLAGEGAEVVTTHISRVVIGREVVFKLKKPVKLPYLDFSTPALRLGFCEREYALNRRSDPDGLIYSGASRIARRADGSLALDGEGELVDAVVRMRPFDQAGLLDRLAGEGPLPGDLVDRLAADIAALHAAAEVSADRAGAARMARVLDVNAAAFTASGLMDEAAARQLDGLFRAALDRHAALLDSRAAAGLVRRCHGDLHLRNICTIDGRPVIFDCLEFDEDLATTDVLYDLAFLVMDLWHRGQKTAANRVMNRYCDARAEAGGLALMPFLVAVRAAVRAHVTAAAGDAGEAQTYLALVREALAPATPRLLAVGGLSGSGKSTLATLVAPSLGPLPGARILSSDRLRKARFGVAPTERLGPEAYCPEVSTAVYGAMREGAAAVLAAGHAVVADAVHARSAEREAVEAVARAAGCRFTGIWLDVPPGRLKARVAARQGDPSDATVDTVEAQFGYDLGVIGWRRLDAGRPQEELAAEIVASAQA
- a CDS encoding GMC family oxidoreductase, with protein sequence MIDVIVVGAGSAGAALAARLSEDPGRRVLLLEAGRDWRAAEAPHALRSANIIPFMHDPRHQAEWQWPGLMTRRTRAQEPKFYWRGKTMGGSSTVNAQIAIRGVPEAFDGWAALGCTGWSAADVLPLFDAIEDDPVTGTGPGARRGGPLPVHRTPFAEWGSVDRALREAALAAGHPWKEDLNAPAGEGVSCYPINSRDGLRVTTNDGYLEPARSRPNLTIRGGALVDRVLFDGRRATGVRVRFDGGTSEDIAAREVVLSAGAIHSPAILMRSGVGAASDLAALGIAVVHDVPAVGRGFMDHPILRASLALTPEAAAEHPDARHTNCCVTYSTGLAGGGERDMIMIGFNHRGLGDGRPAPQGAIGIALYDAFSRGEVRLAAADPQANPVVEENMLDDERDLIRMRDGIRRLAALTAHPAVAGIASAITFGESGMDFAAAAALPDAELDALMLQEASDIQHAAGTCRMGPSGDPAAVVDPHLKVHGLEGLRVADAAIMPTDCRANLHFTCVMIGEMAAKRMRAGR
- a CDS encoding outer membrane protein; protein product: MKALLLATTALFALSAGAQAADLGAPRTPIAASVVVPAFSWTGFYVGAHAGYGWGNSRFFNGIAFPTSTNGPLIGGQLGFNYQFNQIVLGVEADLAYAAITGRASNLAAISHRTNMLGSVRARAGFAANRALIYVTGGLGFQGAATAQTPVGPESYSRVGYALGAGIEYAMTPNWTVKAEYMYYNFGTRTLGPLYAGTVRSDIHTVKLGVNYLFSTGPSAVVARY
- a CDS encoding SIMPL domain-containing protein, with the translated sequence MAFRSRGVNHRPRATIGINMASSSLRLSRRLPLAALAFAAMAATLAPASAQSAGTQRQISIQGEGKASAAPNEAVIGGGTQVQARTAREAMEGNSAAMRQVQQALKQAGIAERDVATSALTLRPVIDYGSGNRPRVTGYTAGHRVEVRVRDLTSLGDVLDRMVAAGANQIDGLDLTVSDWSAKVDEARIAAIADARRKAEALAQAAGARLGKVLTITEHGGAMPPPMTRSAPARSLSASGPTPVATGDQTFRLSVSVVWELVD
- a CDS encoding ABC transporter ATP-binding protein, producing the protein MRLLRLFPRIDAQRGQTLKRLVGESLRAYAPRYALAFVCMGIVAGCTALSAWIMRDLINGVFQNRDFTLAVWFGVTVFSIFLVKGVASYASNVILSRIGNAIVAAQQTRIFNHLLSQGVDFYQQHASADLVTRVTHNAQAARDVLQNIVTTVGRDLLTVAGLLVVMIVTDPLMFVVSGAVMPVAVYGVNRLRRRVRRLAQSEFTSLSSMVGVVQETVQGVRIVKSFGMEDRMQARMDDTIASVRHRADKIATLGARTGPLMETLGGLAISAAIVYGAWRVIHQGVDAGAFFAFVTALLLAYDPAKRLARLGVEVEKGLVGVRLMYELLDTEPTLKEKPQAPALAVGEGTVAFDRVTFGYHAEEPVLRELSFVAAGGKTTALVGPSGGGKSTIISLVQRFFDVSGGAITVDGQNVRDVTFASLRGAMAFVSQDVFLFQGTVRENIAVGRPEATEAEIEAAARAAHAHDFILGLPEGYQTLIGEHGQGLSGGQRQRVAIARAILKDAPIMLLDEATSALDSESEFEVQRALDQLLSGRTSIVIAHRLSTIMRADRILVIEAGRVAESGTHAELIARNGLYAHYVAIQFGERDDAAE
- a CDS encoding TIGR02466 family protein; translated protein: MATIENLFVTRLYRGEIGPEDGLLAEVEQACRSLAVDDAAGIRWCRKNGYPGYTSYASLNDLPWRFPTFKALARQLDRHVAAFAKDLALDLGGRKLVLDSLWVNVLPEGGAHASHIHPHSVVSGTLYVAMPKGAAALKLEDPRSGRMMAHPPRKAAAPRELKTFVSVETQPGDVLLWESFVRHEVPVNRSAEERISVSFNYRWG